One Orcinus orca chromosome 8, mOrcOrc1.1, whole genome shotgun sequence genomic window, CCCCTTGTCTTCCTAAttctaaaatgattaaaatgtaatCGCATGCCAAGGattttttgggtttctttttcctttttcgttGTGAAGGCAATTTAAGCTTAAATACAGTCAATCATATCTAGAAGAATGACTTATTTATCAATCTTTCCTCAAAAGCCATTTGTCAAAAACACGCCATTTTCATAAGCTGTCATGTGTTTCACTATATTGGATTTGTATAGGAAAGGAATGGTCTGGAAAAACATAATGTTTGAATTTAAATTTCTcaactaaaattttctttattctaaaaattaCTCACCATGTTTATGAACCATGTTATCAATATTAAATTGATGCTCAGACTTACAGTGTGAAAATGTTTCTTCAGCAGATGTAAATAACCTGAAAAACCAAGCAACAGCTTCATGAAATAGTCCCTAAGAAGTCTAAATACTGACTTCATGTTAGATATAAACTTTTCCCCCTCACTCTGCAGGTTTCCAGTTTTACttccaattaattaaaaaaaaccaaacacacctGTAGAGAGGAACCCAGCACTCCTAAAGGGAATTAGTACTTCTGAGTCCCATTTTACACCTAAAACAAACCACCCTTTAAAATGTTGAGCTGAATTTGCCAAATAATAGCACTGAATTTATCACAAGGCTTCTAAGAAAGAGAACTCCCTTAGACTGTGTCTCTTAAGACCTGAAAAATTCACTGCATAAGATTCTTTTCTCCTCTAAGTATCAACTCTGCTTTCAGAGGCTCTGAACTGACACAGCTCAAACTACTTTTAGAAATAAagcataaaatgtaattttacagCTGGTAAATTCCCAAAGTGCCATATTTCAAAAAGTGGTCTTACAGTGCTCCCCAAGGATTTGGATTATAGACACTGTGAGGGCCAAGCTCCTTTATTCTGTGACCTGCAAAACTGAAGGACGTGTAATAAGAACACACGGCAGAGAGCTTGCATTACCTCTTCTATATGCTTAGCACATATGCAGCAGTTTTCAACAAACGTTTACCGAGAGAGCTTATTTATACAGTATTTACACAGCCTATCACAAAGAAGTACCTCcctgatgctcaataaatattattttttgacGACTACAGTATATGCAGACATCCCGTACCTACCCACATGAGGCTACACGTGGGAACAATGACGAATCATCAGAAGCTAATATACCACCAATCAGCACCATGCTGAGACTCAGGGGATACTGGTAAAATGCTTATTAAAGTAACACTGGCCAGCGCCAACCAGGCCTCTTTCACGCCCACTTGCCCAGGACAGCAGCCAAAGTCAAAGATGAAGAGGCagaattttaagtggaaaaaacatGGATTTGGTTATAAGACAAACCACAGCtttgtgactttgaacaagttactGGTATTGCAGCGTCTTTTTCCCTAAGTGAAAATGGTATCAATTCCTTCCCCTTCAATTGGGGGGGGGGAGCCCCTAACAAAGGTGATTCTTTAAACGGCTCAAATGGAACTATTACACCTGATAAGCTTTCTAACTCAAAGAATTATAGAATGGGAGAGCCTGAACGGTTCTAGAAGGTTGAGGGATTAATCGAGTTTAGTGACTCCCAAACTTGTTACTCTTTACAATCACTTCAGCTAAGGTCTTTGTAGAAACAGATTCCTAGACCCTATCCCTGATTTAGAAGGGCTGAGGTGCAGTTTAGcatctgtgtatttttttcttaagtgtctCAGGTGACAGAGGTGCACAACCAGATGTGGGAACCACAGATCCGGCCCAGAACCCTTTCATTTTAcacaagaggaaactgaggcccgtcAAAGTGAAGCAGTGTAACCTGGCTTCCAGTTCATGGTTCCTCCCTGGAAACCACTGTGGGTCTTCCGGCTCAACAAACCCTCACTCCAAAGCACGGGCTCCAGACTTCCAGGGCTCCAGACTTCCAGGGCAGCCACTTGGGCTGGACTCCAGAGGAGCAGACCACACAGACCCACGGGGCCCGGCCACCGTAGGGCTGGCGCCTCGCGCTGAGGTGGACGAACCTGTCACAGAACAGGCAGGGGGTCTGCTGCTTGTCGTGGGGGAGATCGGCATCTTCCTCATCCTCCCAGGAGGCCTCGTCACCGCTGTCTGACAGTCCTGGCAGGTCCTCCTCCTCCACAGCGCCCCGGCCGCCTAGCACACGCAAACCGTCAGCTCTGCCTCGGACCCCAGTGCCAGGAGGGCGGACGAGGGGCAGCAAAGCGAGAACGCTCTGGGCCCGGCGggccctcccccccccacctccacctccacctccacctccacctccctctTTGCGGGCCCCACCACCCCGGCTCCGCGTCCCGGgcgcagggggaggggaggggccttcACCGGCCCCACGGGGTCGCATCCTAGGTGCTGAGGGGCCGGGGTACCCACCATCTGCGCCCAACGCTAACGAACACATGGCGGCGGTGCCGTTAGAGCCCGGCGCGCCTGGGGGCGGGGACCAGGCTGGGCAGCGCAGGCGCAACTGCCTCCGAGCCCTCCCCGCCCGAGAACCCGGGAACGAGCGTGAGTGTGAGCGTGAGGGCGAGCGCGGGCACGCGGTGGGGCCGAAGCTCCGGGAACCCTGCGGCGCCTGGAAACAGGAGCGCGTGCGCGTCGTCTCGCGAGCGCTTCCGGCCTCGGGGCAGCGGCGTTGTTCACGTgagctggggtgggcggggcgagAGCCCGGGCTCCGCCTCCTGCCGCAGGGTTGATGCAGCGCGCGCCGAGTAAGCGCTGAAACCTGGGCTGGGCGTTGCAGGGTTGGACCtggcttttgttttctcctcGGGATGCGGCAGGCCTTAGCGGGAGGTCCTAAACCGCGGCCCAGAGCCCAGAGGTGGAAGCGGTTCTGCAGTCGGCATCGCGCACCCTGTGCGTCCCTTATTCGAGGGATGAGCGGTTAGTTGGGGGGGGCGACCTGCTCGCTGCGCCCTCTGGTGACGGAGGAGGTCGAACGCAGGAGAGAGGCTGGTACTCCACACTGGTTCCGGGGCTCCCTGGTCCCCGTGGGGTGCGGCTGGGGAGGGAACTGCAGGGGCCAGTGGGTGTACCAGGGGCCACAGAGGAGCCAGAGCCTCGAGGGCTGTTTTAAGGAGTTCAGTCTTTAAAGTGTATGTCCCAAGTTCCAGTGCCAGGTGCTAGCACTGGGCTTGGCACAAGTTTATCCAGTTAAATTGACTACCACGGCCTACCAGGCTCTGCATAATCCGCCTAACATCTCACCTCAACCCTCCACCTTGGGCCCCATCCTCCAGCCTTTTTTTTGGTGCTAATCATTTTCCCACCTCAAGGTCTTTGCTAAGAATGTTCTACAAAAGGGTACTTTTTGTCTCAGCCAGAAAGTCCTTCCTCAGGTCATCTTTTCTAAAGTAGTTTCCACTGTCATTCCAGCAGCCTCCTGTTAGTTTCTTTCTTATCACCTAccatttgctttttcctttcttcttcccgtCTTTAGTCACAACACTGTTTGAGCATGAGGGTAGGGCCATTTCTCTACCTTCATTTCTCTGGCACATAATATATGGCCTAACTCATAGGTAGGTACTCAATTTGCTGAATGAGAACGATGCCTTGTATTGTTGCTAAACTCTTCTGAATGCACTCCTTTCCCTTGACTGTAAACCCCTAGAGGACAGAATCCATCAAATATTACTTTGGAAGCCCCCTTATATTGCAGGCCACTGCCAGAATATCTGCAGGCTTTGCTGGGTTAGACTTACTATTCACTGATGTAGACCCACTGCCTACGTGCCCAGTGGCACACAGGAGGCATTTCAATAAGCTGAATGAACTTCaaggtcattttttttccttcatccttcCAACATACTCTCCAGCAAGGCCCATCTTCTCCCCATTTAGAGGGAAACCTGCTAAATCCCATTAACACCCAATCATTCCATGTTAACAGTAGCGAAGTAACACCCAGTCCAGAGGAGTGACTGGGCCAGAATCTTGTTCCTTGAAGTTTTTGTGTCTCCACAATGCTGGGCTTAGGAGGGAACAGCTCTTTTCTTTACTCCAAAGATAAACACAGACCCTCTCCCATCATGCCACTTCACTACTGAGGTCAGAAAAGAATGTTGAACAAGACCTGACAGCAGGTTTGTGGGTAAGGAATTTCAACACACAGAATAACTTAAAACTGGCCACTGGGTTTAGCTGCTTTTAGAGCCCACCAGCCTCAGTATATCCTCATGGAGTCCCCGTAATTCGTGCCTCACTTCTTGGAGCCCATGCTTGTTATCACCTAAACAAACAGGCTCTTCACAGTCCAGCCCCAAAGGAACCCCACCTGGCAGGAGGAAGATGTTCCTTCCATCTCCTTCCTAAAGCCCACATTTCAAGTCCTCACACCATcctaaaatatgcctctttcCTAGATGACTGACATTGGGAACGTCCAACCCCTTCTaaaggcagacacacacacacacacacacacacacacacacacacacacacacacacacacacacacacacacacacacacacacacacacacacacacacacacacacacacacacacacacacactaaaggaGTCCACTGAAGCTTGAAATGTATTACTTTGTTTCCCCCAGCACAGAAGTTAAGACAAATTTCACTACTATCCTTTGTTCCATGATGGAAATTAACAGTGTGTTCCTCTTGACTTTGacccttccttctgcctcttcctttccttttccgtAGTTTTTAAAGTGAAGCACTTTGAGATATACATTTACTGGCTATGTGAACATTTTGTAGTTAATCATTAGAGGGATCCTAGACCAATGAAGAAACCcaaacatttctattttattcatccaTGGCATGTACTGATCCAGTAACAATTAACTGGAACTTCCTGGAAATATACAGATACTGGATGCTCTTGCAGAGTAGTTAAAAACAGAAGCTATGGACTCAGGCTCACTTGGGttagaatcctggctctgccatttcctaGCTGCAGGCTTCAGCTTTAAGCCCTTGGGCAAGGCATTTAACCACagtgagcctcggtttccccacctAAGATAGGGGGATGATAGTACTGCCTGTAAGAATTATAAAGATTGTTTGGAGGGTTAAAGGACAGACATCATGTGTAAAAGCTGGCAATTAGCAAGCACTTGATATATATTAGCTGCTATTTCTATAATCCCATTGCCCAAAATGCTGCATATTACCACAGATACTTGGACATTTTCTAACAATCTAAGGGAACCCACGACTTGcccatttattttaattcttctatTTAATTCTCCCATGAATTATATAAGCTCAGTTAtataataacttttattatatattctaaAGAAATAGTAAGGCACAATGTTCACTTACACAATTAACATGCAGTCAGCACTGGGTAACTCAGAGACACAAATGTCAACAATTTTTGTTCAGGACTCATCTGCATGATACATAAAGTTTTCACTGCTGCTGTGACTCTGCAGACAAGCTTTCAAAGCTGGCCTCCCCACCAGTGGCATCAGAACCATAAGAGAAGCTTAAAtaaaacaacagatttctgtCCCCATACCCCCAAAATTCTGATTGAGAAAGTTTGAGGTAGGGCCTATGAACCTCTCATTTCTGTGCCGAATACGAgacactagaccaccagggagctGCTGGATCTCTATTTTTGAAAGGCTTCCCAGCGTAATGTCTACATATGTACAATCAGGCTCTAAAATGCTGATGCAGAGCACgatcattttttgattggatctGGGCGACTGAGAATAGTGAAACCACAGTTAAAGCACATGTTTTTTTTAGACCCTGAAATTACCGATTAGGTGATGGGTGTTGAGTTTGACAATAGAAAGCATTTCTCCAGTGTGGTCACGGCTTGAGAGAGCCATCAGCTTTCCCCAGGTCGTGGATGGCCTCGTTATCTAGCAGTTCCTTCTTCTTGTCACTTGGTCTCACTGCGTTGTTCAGCATTGCTCTAACCACAGTCATCACTGGCACAGAGTGACCGCTGGCCCAAGATTCTGGTAAGGAGCCAAAGAACTTCCTAATCAACCATTCACCTGGGCGAGATTCTTGCCTATCACATAATAGAactctaaagagaaaaaaaagagcagaggaaGAGATGGTACATTGCATTCAGACCATACAGGATGTTATggattgaactgtgtccccccaaattcatgaaGCACTAATCCCCAGTGGGATCGTATTTGAAGACACACCTCtagggaggtaattaaggttaagttAGGGCATAAGGATGGGaccctaatctgataggactggtgtccttacagaaaaggaagagatatcagatatttctctttctctccactcacacagaagaaagaccacaggaggacacagagagaagcagCAATGAAtcaacaagccagaagagaggccTCACCCGACACTAACCCTGATGGCACTTTGACCTTGGACTTATAGCCTCCCATTCTGCAGTGTTAGTGTTGTGGCAGCCCAAACACACTAATACAGTGCATAAATGGTTTTATTTGGGCACGAAGAGGATTTTAAAGAAGAAGGCAGCCAAGGCTACCCAGAAAATTTCAGACTATTCTGAACCTGGCACCACCAACCGTCTAGCCTTTCCTTCAAAGCTAAAAGTGGGTTCTTCAGAGAAGCAATCTCCCTCCAGCCAACTCGTTCATATCTTAGAAATTTGTCAGCCTCTTCAAATGAAAAACCAGGCTTCTAGGGAATAACCAACAGTGGTGTACTCTTAGGCAGTAGGAATACTTACCCGGGCCTAAATATGGAGTAACGATCAAATTTTAACTCTTCAACCCTAGCTTCCACTTCTCcctgttaacaaaaaaaaaacatttctagtATTTAATCAAGACCAACTTACTGTAATGCTTAAGAGAGAATAACAAGAATAACTTGGGGTTTTGAAGACAATCTACTTCTGCAGGTCTCAATACTAGTTAATATCCTCCCCTAGATTTTTAGATTCCAGAGAGTCTGGGAAGTTAAGGAAGAGATCAGTTAATCCTGATATGTAGTAGAGAGTGAAAAAAGATGCACCGAATGAGTAAATGGCTGCATGGTCAGTCCAGCCTGTCATGTGACCTACTGAAACAGATCCAGAGAGTGACATGTTAGGAGTTCAGCCATAAAAGAACTGTCCGTCACTCCAGAATCAGTGCTGCAGGCCAGGGGACCTTAACCTTTTTTGGCTTCCAGGTAGTTTCAGGAGGTCAGAAGAACCATAGACTCCCTTGTATTACTCACTTCCTAACAAAACCCACAACATTTCAAGAGACAGAGCATCTAGATGAGgctttaaattaaatttgttgAACAATCCATGAATTTTCACGCCAGGCATCTCTATAAACAGAAATGCCAGAGAAGCTTGGCCACAGGGTTGTTTAAAAGGCCTATGAACTAAGCAGCCTGCTCACCGCCGCCTTCTTGGCCTGTTCATACCATTCATTTGGCACTTAACCTACAGCACTGTATAATCTGCAGTAATACATTttaatcaatatatttaaaaaatacattttaatcaatGTATTAAAAAGCTTTTTTCAATGAATGATTTTTAATACATTCACCACAATCtaaatttagaatatttcatcaccccaaaagaaaccccgtaCCAATTAGcactcactcccatcccctcccgCAAACCCTAGCCAACCATTAATCTTTCTGTCTCTAAAGATATGCCTAtcctggacatttcctataaattaaGTCATGTAAGTTGTGGCCCTTTGTGACTGGCCTCCCtcattcagcataatgttttcaacgtTCACCCATGCTATGgtatgtcatttcttttcatagTTAAATCAATGTTATTTTGTAggtatatgccacatttttttcatccatgcatcagctgatggatatttgagttgtttctactcTTTGTCTatgatgaataatgcttctataaacattcatatgtAAATTTTTATGAGGGTGCATTTCTTAGTTGGTTTTTTACAAAGATGTGTTTTGTCTCTATTAGCAACATGTGTACAAGAGTACCAGGCTGAAACTGCTATTCTTAGAAAGGTCTGCTTGCCAGGTTGTCCTCTGGCCTGTGTCTGGGAACTCAGATTTTAGGAGTGTTCCCGTCATTAGCTAACTGATAAGGGTACTTTACTATGCCTAAACTATTTGTACAAACAATGTGGTTTATGCTGAACACTTGCTTTCCTTCTGGAAGTCTGTAATTTTTTTACGCTGAGGGTGCCTACGTGACTGACCCCCATCAAAACCCTGGACTCCTGAGCTCAAGTGAATTTCTCTGGTAGGCAATACTCATTGCTGGAGAAATGAAACACGTGTAACTCCACTGGCAGAAGACCCTTGGAAGCCTGAACCTAGATTCCTCCAGAGCTCACTCCATGCACTTCTTTTTCCCTGCACTGACTCTGCTTTATATTCTTTCATTGTAATACAACATGGCTGTGAAGATAACTACATGGCAGTCCTGGGAGGCCTTCTAGCGCATTCCCAAACTTGGGGCTGGCTTTGGGGATCCCCCCAAACAAGACTGTAATTCCTTGAGGACAAGAACCATACCCAATAATAACATTTAATCTACTCTGGAAAAGTTTAAGTATCACTGCCTCAAAGTCTCTTCTAATGCTAAGATTCTGGGCTGATCCTCAAGACCAGGGCTGCAACATCTCATTTTATGATGACTAGATAATCAACAGAGGGGAAGACATTGGAAATTATCTTTCAAATCACTCCTGTTTACTAAGTATATCTCTGCAAAAAAGCAGTCCGTGTAGTTATAAAAAATGCATAATATAATGCATTTAATGCATTTTGGCATTACTTAGCATTTTGTATTATTTAGTACTGCCAATTAGCCAACattctccaaagtatacaaaagaTAGAAACATGCACAAACCTTGACTTGCAGATATAAAAAATTGCTTGACTTATCAGCTCCCTTAGAGGACAGCAAGTTGAAATGTTTGCACCCTCCAGCTTTTGCCAGCTCTGCAGACTTCAGGACGTAATCTCGATCAACACGAACAAATCCCTCCTAAGGGTGAAAAGGATGTGAGTTATTTCCCAAAAGCTGTGAGTTCATCTTAAAGATTACTTATCAGCTTGGGTGGCAGGTTAAGAGTccttgcgggggggtggggggggtgtacGAGGATGGGGAtccaaataaaatgcatccaaaacAACACGAATGTCAGGCTTAGACCCTGGGAATGACTCCAATATGATGCTCAGGATAGATGTACCAGCTTTAGTAGCAAGGCCAGACTGCAATGAAAAAACAAGGACAATGACACTGAAACACAGACACCAAGAAAATCTGCAAGGAGCAAAAGGAACAATAATATCAGGCTGAGAAACTGgggtttttcattgttgtttttttaatgtttatttatttattaacttggctgcaccaggtctttagttgtgacatgcgggatcttttttgtggcatgcagaatctttagttgaggcatgtgggatctttagttgtggcatgcgggatgtagttccctgaccagggatcaaacactggcccccagcactgggagcacagaatcttaaccactggaccaccagggaagtccctgagaaacTGTTTTTAGTCTCACATTTCTTTGTCCTTAATCCTTTACAACCTTACCaccctctctctgttttctctatttttttgtgtgtcaacTCTAACATAGCAGGGTCTCAAAGGGTGGCAGAGAACACTACCCACGCACTATGAGAACAAAGTCTATCTAATTTCCAATTTTTGTGTATGCTTTACAACATACTTCACACGTTAGTAAGGAGTGCatctgcaaatttttttttactgacagGTATATAATCAAGAGTGTTTGGAGACCCCTGGTCTAGACTCAGTCCAGTGAGGGTAGCGGTTGGGTCTTTCCTAATTCACATCTCAGCATCAGTACATGCCCACCCAGCACATGGCAGGTGctccaaaaatatttgaatgaatgaataaaagtccAGCGAAAGCAGAGAAAAGGTAAAtccaattaggaaaaaaaagaactaagtggCAATcaaaggaagaggggagaggatgGTGCAAACAAGAGAATACAGACTGGTTTCCAGGGCCTAAGTGAAGGATACCGGCCTGTACCCAGACTAGGGAATTCCATGTAGTAACAGCTTCTTGGGACCACCACGAAGTCTGGCATCCTCAAACTTGGTACAGCTGAAGAGCAGTCTAAAGTCTACTGAAGCTGAACTTCATGGGTACCCACAATTGTATACTGAGGTTTCATATAATGAGGATTCCAAATCTGAAGACTGGATTACTgccccagtgattttttttaaattaaaaatctgcCCTCTGGTAGTTACTGACCCTAAATGTTATATTTTGTATGGAGATATGTATCTTTCATAAGATAGATAGAAGGCACCTTAGGAAACATCACGCCTAACCCCCTCACTGGGGAGATGTGACAACAAGGTCCAGCGATCCAGGAACTACCGGCTAATGAGTGAGATAGCTGAGAGCAGAGCGCAAATTCCTGACTCTCTGAGCCGTGCTCCCCACGGTACTCACGTTCCTTCTTACCTCACACCATCACCAGCTAATAACAGAACTAATTCAtaactgtggtaggcagaataacggCCCCTCAAAGATGTCCATGCCCTAATCCCCATACCTGTGAACGTGTTAGAGGCTACATGGccaaggggaattaaggttgcaggtggaattaaggctgctaatcagctgactttgCAAAAGGTTATTCTGTAGTATCCAactgggcccaatgtaatcacaagagtcccTAGAGTGGAAAAGGGAAGCAGAAAAGGAGGCTGGAGTTAGGCAACGTGAGTAGCACTTGATCCCCCATTGCTGGCcttaaagatggaggaagggaccatGAACCAAGATATGCAGGTGGTCTTTAGAAGccagaaaaggtaaagaaaatggattctcccctagagcctacAGAATGAAATcagccctgtcaacaccttgattttatctCAGCAAAGTCCACATTGGGCTGCTAACCTATAAAACTGTAA contains:
- the HTATIP2 gene encoding oxidoreductase HTATIP2 isoform X2; translated protein: MAETEALPRLREDFRMHNKSVFILGASGETGRVLLKEILEQGLFSKVTLIGRRKLTFDEEAYKNVNQEVVDFEKLDDYASAFQGHDVGFCCLGTTRKKAGAEGFVRVDRDYVLKSAELAKAGGCKHFNLLSSKGADKSSNFLYLQVKGEVEARVEELKFDRYSIFRPGVLLCDRQESRPGEWLIRKFFGSLPESWASGHSVPVMTVVRAMLNNAVRPSDKKKELLDNEAIHDLGKADGSLKP
- the HTATIP2 gene encoding oxidoreductase HTATIP2 isoform X1; this translates as MSRPAALSAALVAAAALVVALLLLQPEDAGPGAGSSMAETEALPRLREDFRMHNKSVFILGASGETGRVLLKEILEQGLFSKVTLIGRRKLTFDEEAYKNVNQEVVDFEKLDDYASAFQGHDVGFCCLGTTRKKAGAEGFVRVDRDYVLKSAELAKAGGCKHFNLLSSKGADKSSNFLYLQVKGEVEARVEELKFDRYSIFRPGVLLCDRQESRPGEWLIRKFFGSLPESWASGHSVPVMTVVRAMLNNAVRPSDKKKELLDNEAIHDLGKADGSLKP